Proteins found in one Elephas maximus indicus isolate mEleMax1 chromosome 11, mEleMax1 primary haplotype, whole genome shotgun sequence genomic segment:
- the CETN1 gene encoding centrin-1, with the protein MASSFKKSHVASASQRRKVGPKPELTEDQKQEVREAFDLFDADGSGTIDVKELKVAMRALGFEPRKEEMKKMISDVDKEGTGKISFNDFLAVMTQKMAEKDTKEEILKAFRLFDDDETGKISFKNLKRVANELGENLTDEELQEMIDEADRDGDGEVNEEEFLRIMKKTNLY; encoded by the coding sequence ATGGCGTCCAGCTTTAAGAAGTCACATGTGGCCTCTGCCAGCCAGAGAAGAAAGGTGGGCCCAAAGCCTGAACTCACTGAAGATCAGAAGCAAGAAGTTCGGGAAGCATTTGATCTCTTCGATGCTGACGGCAGTGGGACCATCGACGTGAAGGAGCTGAAGGTGGCCATGAGAGCGCTGGGCTTTGAGCCCAGGAAGgaggagatgaagaaaatgatCTCCGACGTGGACAAGGAAGGCACTGGGAAAATCAGCTTCAATGACTTCTTGGCCGTGATGACCCAGAAGATGGCTGAGAAAGATACCAAAGAAGAAATTCTGAAGGCTTTCAGGCTCTTTGATGATGATGAAACCGGAAAAATCTCTTTCAAAAACCTCAAGCGTGTGGCCAATGAATTGGGGGAAAACCTCACGGATGAGGAGCTGCAGGAAATGATTGACGAAGCTGATCGGGATGGAGACGGTGAAGTAAACGAGGAAGAGTTTCTTCGGATCATGAAGAAGACCAACCTTTATTAA